From Pedococcus aerophilus, one genomic window encodes:
- a CDS encoding ABC transporter permease: protein MTTYALHDTVVLLKRSLRHILRSPDTIITTAVTPIAMLLLFVYVFGGAIDVGTDSYVNYLLPGILLVTVASGIAYTAFRLFTDVSGGIFERFQSMPITRSAVLWSHVLTSVVANLTSLVLVVLVALVMGFRSSAGVLAWLAVAGILVLFTLALTWLAVIPGLTATSVDGVSGFSYPLIFLPFISSAFVPTAGMPGPVRWFAEHQPVTSIVDTLRTLYAAEPVGREGWVAVAWCVGLLVVAYALAMRTYRGKVAQ from the coding sequence ATGACCACGTACGCCCTCCACGACACCGTCGTCCTGCTCAAGCGGTCGCTGCGCCACATCCTGCGCAGCCCCGACACGATCATCACGACCGCAGTCACCCCCATCGCGATGCTGCTGCTGTTCGTCTACGTCTTCGGTGGCGCGATCGACGTCGGGACCGACAGCTACGTCAACTACCTGCTGCCCGGGATCCTGCTCGTCACCGTCGCCTCGGGCATCGCCTACACGGCGTTCCGCCTGTTCACCGACGTCTCGGGAGGCATCTTCGAGCGCTTCCAGTCGATGCCGATCACCCGGTCGGCGGTGCTGTGGAGCCACGTGCTGACCTCGGTCGTGGCCAACCTGACTTCGCTGGTACTCGTCGTTCTCGTCGCGCTGGTCATGGGATTCCGTTCCAGCGCAGGCGTTCTCGCCTGGCTGGCCGTCGCGGGGATCCTCGTGCTGTTCACCCTGGCCCTCACCTGGCTGGCCGTGATCCCGGGGCTGACCGCCACGTCGGTCGACGGCGTGAGCGGCTTCTCCTACCCGCTGATCTTCCTGCCGTTCATCAGCTCGGCGTTCGTCCCGACGGCCGGGATGCCGGGGCCGGTGCGCTGGTTCGCCGAGCACCAGCCCGTCACCTCGATCGTCGACACGCTCCGCACCCTGTATGCAGCCGAGCCCGTCGGTCGCGAGGGCTGGGTCGCCGTGGCGTGGTGCGTCGGCCTGCTCGTCGTCGCGTACGCGCTGGCCATGCGGACCTACCGCGGCAAGGTCGCACAATGA
- a CDS encoding MerR family transcriptional regulator, whose translation MLTISQIASYAGVTVRTVRHYHAKGLLPEPERDHSGYRRYDAAAVVELVRIRTLADAGVPLSRVEELLGAGPDEFAAAVEDIDRRLRAEVRELQRHRERIAKLASGDSLALPPEAVAYLERLRAVGVTEQMVDAERDAWILVAAQLPDRMPYYMQTKSQQLEDATVTALYQELAEIVEWPADDPRLDVVGDRLAAQFAAVPDTGWDEGPLPDDLADLLDTVFLTSVPGARRILERLEHHGWTGWTNIRRINPEH comes from the coding sequence ATGCTGACGATCAGCCAGATCGCGTCCTACGCGGGGGTCACCGTCCGGACCGTCAGGCACTACCACGCGAAGGGGCTGCTGCCGGAGCCCGAGCGCGACCACTCCGGCTACCGCCGCTACGACGCCGCCGCCGTGGTCGAGCTGGTCCGCATCCGGACGCTGGCCGATGCCGGAGTCCCGCTGTCCCGGGTGGAGGAGCTGCTGGGGGCCGGGCCCGACGAGTTCGCGGCGGCGGTCGAGGACATCGACCGCCGCCTCCGGGCCGAGGTCCGCGAGCTCCAGCGCCACCGAGAGCGGATCGCGAAGCTCGCCTCGGGCGACAGCCTGGCGCTGCCGCCCGAGGCAGTGGCCTACCTCGAACGCCTCCGCGCCGTTGGCGTCACGGAGCAGATGGTCGACGCCGAGCGCGACGCCTGGATCCTCGTCGCGGCCCAGCTGCCGGACCGGATGCCTTATTACATGCAGACCAAGAGCCAGCAGCTCGAGGACGCCACGGTCACCGCCCTCTACCAGGAGCTCGCCGAGATCGTGGAGTGGCCGGCCGACGACCCACGGCTGGACGTCGTCGGAGACCGGCTGGCCGCCCAGTTCGCGGCAGTGCCCGACACCGGCTGGGACGAGGGTCCACTCCCTGACGACCTGGCCGACCTGCTCGACACGGTCTTCCTGACCTCCGTCCCGGGCGCCCGGCGCATCCTCGAGCGGCTCGAGCATCACGGCTGGACGGGCTGGACCAACATCCGGCGGATCAACCCCGAGCACTGA
- a CDS encoding YceI family protein, with amino-acid sequence MALFSRKSSTAVIDAPAPAVAHDSQVLDDISGTYALDPSHSRIGFSARHAMVTKVRGQFDQFEGTAVIDTAVPANSSVTVTIKAASVTTGQEQRDAHLKTPDFFDVETYENLTFTSTDVVRDGAEWSITGDLTINDVTRPVTVVFEETGSAKDPYGNVRVGFEGSTTINRADWGLSFNAALETGGVLVSEKIALEFDISAIAS; translated from the coding sequence ATGGCCCTGTTCTCCCGCAAGTCCTCCACCGCAGTCATCGACGCCCCGGCGCCCGCCGTCGCCCACGACTCGCAGGTCCTGGACGACATCTCCGGCACCTACGCGCTCGACCCCAGCCACAGCCGCATCGGCTTCTCCGCCCGCCACGCCATGGTCACCAAGGTCCGCGGCCAGTTCGACCAGTTCGAGGGGACCGCGGTCATCGACACGGCCGTCCCGGCCAACTCCTCGGTCACCGTCACGATCAAGGCCGCCAGCGTCACCACCGGCCAGGAGCAGCGCGACGCCCACCTCAAGACCCCCGACTTCTTCGACGTCGAGACCTACGAGAACCTCACCTTCACCAGCACTGACGTCGTCCGCGACGGCGCCGAGTGGTCCATCACCGGCGACCTCACCATCAACGACGTGACGCGCCCCGTCACCGTGGTCTTCGAGGAGACCGGTTCGGCCAAGGACCCGTACGGCAACGTGCGCGTCGGCTTCGAGGGCTCGACGACGATCAACCGCGCCGACTGGGGCCTGTCCTTCAACGCCGCGCTCGAGACCGGCGGCGTCCTCGTGTCCGAGAAGATCGCGCTCGAGTTCGACATCTCCGCCATCGCTTCCTGA
- a CDS encoding PH domain-containing protein has protein sequence MAFACQTALGIVTERYGYAALAATMLVLVWVVGRRTTRSHTTVAPDALRVQGVVRQVTIPWGGISSVAETSAWSPTQTVMLTTDEGKQLRTDVPDSLREEFVSYARSHGMHDASDQTSPEAK, from the coding sequence GTGGCCTTTGCCTGCCAGACGGCCCTCGGGATCGTCACCGAGCGGTACGGCTACGCCGCTCTGGCGGCGACGATGCTGGTCCTCGTCTGGGTCGTCGGTCGCAGGACCACGAGGAGCCACACCACCGTCGCACCCGACGCACTTCGCGTCCAAGGGGTCGTCCGGCAGGTGACGATCCCGTGGGGCGGGATCTCGTCCGTTGCCGAGACCAGCGCCTGGAGCCCTACGCAGACGGTCATGCTCACCACCGACGAGGGGAAGCAGCTGCGCACCGACGTGCCCGACTCCCTGCGCGAGGAGTTCGTGTCCTACGCGCGCTCCCACGGGATGCACGACGCCTCGGACCAGACCTCACCCGAGGCGAAGTAG
- the dnaB gene encoding replicative DNA helicase, with amino-acid sequence MSTSAFSAGGDGPPQSDDRVPPQDLHAEQSVLGGMLLSKDAIADCVEGLRGTDFYRPAHELIYDAILDLYGRGEPADAITVSDELTKRGDLQRIGGQAYLHTLIQAVPTAANAGYYAEIVSERAVLRRLVEAGTRIVQLGYQQGNGDVEDIVNAAQAEVYAVADKRGGEDYVALGDVLEDTLNEIEVAAGRDANEMLGVPTGFIELDELTHGLHPGQMIVLAARPAVGKSTMGLDIARCAAIKHKQATAVFSLEMSRSEITMRCLSAEAQIQLQDLRKGTIGDAGWKKLARIMGQISDSPLFIDDSPNMSLMEIRAKCRRLKQQHNLKLVVIDYLQLMSSGKKVESRQQEVSEFSRALKLLAKELEVPVIAISQLNRGSEQRADKRPAMSDLRESGSIEQDADMVILLHREPKLEGREGEVDVIVAKHRNGPTKDMVLAFQGHYARFANMAQNF; translated from the coding sequence CTGAGCACCAGCGCTTTCAGTGCTGGCGGCGACGGGCCTCCGCAGTCCGACGACCGGGTGCCCCCGCAGGACCTGCACGCCGAGCAGTCGGTCCTCGGCGGCATGCTCCTGTCCAAGGACGCGATCGCCGACTGCGTCGAGGGGCTGCGCGGCACCGACTTCTACCGGCCCGCGCACGAGCTGATCTACGACGCGATCCTCGACCTCTACGGCCGCGGTGAGCCCGCCGACGCGATCACCGTCTCCGACGAGCTGACCAAGCGCGGCGACCTCCAGCGGATCGGTGGTCAGGCCTACCTGCACACGCTGATCCAGGCCGTCCCGACTGCCGCCAACGCCGGCTACTACGCCGAGATCGTGAGCGAGCGCGCGGTGCTGCGCCGGCTCGTCGAGGCGGGCACCCGCATCGTCCAGCTCGGCTACCAGCAGGGCAACGGCGACGTCGAGGACATCGTCAACGCCGCCCAGGCCGAGGTCTACGCCGTGGCCGACAAGCGCGGTGGCGAGGACTACGTCGCCCTCGGTGACGTCCTCGAGGACACCCTCAACGAGATCGAGGTCGCCGCCGGTCGCGACGCCAACGAGATGCTCGGCGTGCCGACCGGGTTCATCGAGCTCGACGAGCTGACCCACGGACTGCACCCGGGACAGATGATCGTCCTGGCCGCCCGTCCCGCCGTCGGTAAGTCGACCATGGGCCTGGACATCGCCCGCTGTGCCGCCATCAAGCACAAGCAGGCCACGGCGGTCTTCTCCCTGGAGATGAGCCGCAGCGAGATCACCATGCGTTGCCTGTCCGCCGAGGCGCAGATCCAGCTGCAGGACCTGCGCAAGGGCACCATCGGCGATGCCGGCTGGAAGAAGCTTGCGCGGATCATGGGCCAGATCTCCGACTCGCCACTGTTCATCGACGACTCGCCCAACATGTCGCTCATGGAGATCCGGGCCAAGTGCCGTCGGCTCAAGCAGCAGCACAACCTCAAGCTCGTCGTCATCGACTACCTCCAGCTGATGAGCTCGGGCAAGAAGGTCGAGTCGCGCCAGCAGGAGGTCTCGGAGTTCTCCCGTGCGCTCAAGCTGCTGGCCAAGGAGCTCGAGGTCCCGGTCATCGCGATCTCGCAGCTGAACCGTGGTTCGGAGCAGCGTGCCGACAAGCGGCCTGCGATGTCCGACCTGCGTGAGTCCGGCTCCATCGAGCAGGACGCTGACATGGTCATCCTGCTGCACCGCGAGCCCAAGCTCGAGGGCCGTGAGGGCGAGGTCGACGTGATCGTGGCCAAGCACCGAAACGGCCCGACCAAGGACATGGTGCTGGCGTTCCAGGGTCACTACGCCCGGTTCGCCAACATGGCCCAGAACTTCTGA
- a CDS encoding DUF2277 domain-containing protein, with protein MCRNIRQLHNFEPPATSDEVRAAALQYVRKVSGSTKPSQANQAAFDAAVEEIAHATAHLLEHLTTTAPPKDRETEAVKARARAQARYGAA; from the coding sequence ATGTGCCGAAACATCCGCCAGCTGCACAACTTCGAGCCCCCGGCGACCAGCGACGAGGTCCGCGCCGCCGCCCTCCAGTACGTCCGCAAGGTGAGCGGCAGCACCAAGCCCAGCCAGGCCAACCAGGCGGCGTTCGACGCGGCGGTCGAGGAGATCGCGCACGCGACGGCGCACCTGCTCGAGCACCTCACCACCACCGCACCGCCCAAGGACCGCGAGACCGAGGCCGTCAAGGCGCGCGCTCGCGCGCAGGCGAGGTATGGCGCCGCCTGA
- a CDS encoding DHA2 family efflux MFS transporter permease subunit, whose product MTEATALGGTDTARGLPGERTPTVNTTAVLRILVLATFIVILNETIMVNAIPRLMRDFDVPATSAQWLSTAFMLTMAVVIPVTGWFLQRVTTRTAYTLAMSLFLTGTALAAVAPTFSILLGARVIQASGTAVMMPLLMTTMLTLVPMQDRGKVMGNVTLVMSVAPALGPAVSGVLLQLGSWRLIFAVVLPIAVVITVLGLRELVNIAEPKPSRIDWSSVALSAVGFGALVYGLSGLGEGSHSTAAIPPAVTTAIGVLSLAVFVWRQIRLQRGAGPLLDLRTLTFAPFAIALALMCGSFMALMGAMILLPLYLQEVKGLSTLTTGLLLMPGGLAMGVLGPWVGRAYDRYGAARLVVPGSVVMALTLVAFTQVGVDTPAYLVLTNHVVLSAALAMIFTPVFTSGLSVLPPHLYAHGSAVLGSLQQVAAAAGTAVVISVMAGRTAAAAADGASGTAALATGAQWGFGVGAVLAVGAVVISFFVRTPKVDPHGDHHGASHDSDDSLAAAEPQHAEQ is encoded by the coding sequence ATGACCGAAGCCACCGCCCTCGGCGGAACGGACACCGCGCGCGGACTGCCGGGCGAGCGGACCCCCACCGTCAACACCACGGCCGTCCTGCGGATCCTCGTCCTCGCCACCTTCATCGTCATCCTCAACGAGACGATCATGGTCAACGCGATCCCGCGGCTGATGCGCGACTTCGACGTCCCGGCGACCAGCGCCCAGTGGTTGTCGACCGCCTTCATGCTGACGATGGCCGTCGTCATCCCCGTCACCGGCTGGTTCCTCCAGCGCGTCACCACGCGCACCGCCTACACGCTGGCGATGAGCCTGTTCCTCACCGGGACGGCGCTGGCCGCGGTCGCCCCGACGTTCAGCATCCTGTTGGGCGCCCGGGTCATCCAGGCCAGCGGCACCGCGGTGATGATGCCGCTGCTCATGACGACGATGCTCACGCTCGTGCCCATGCAGGACCGCGGCAAGGTGATGGGCAACGTCACCCTCGTCATGTCCGTCGCCCCGGCACTCGGCCCGGCCGTCTCCGGGGTCCTGCTCCAGCTCGGGTCGTGGCGGCTCATCTTCGCCGTGGTGCTCCCGATCGCGGTCGTCATCACCGTGCTGGGTCTGCGCGAGCTGGTCAACATCGCCGAGCCCAAGCCGTCGCGGATCGACTGGTCCAGCGTGGCCCTGTCGGCCGTCGGGTTCGGCGCGCTCGTCTATGGCCTGAGCGGCCTCGGCGAGGGGTCGCACAGCACCGCCGCGATCCCCCCGGCGGTCACCACCGCGATCGGTGTCCTCTCGTTGGCCGTCTTCGTGTGGCGCCAGATCCGGCTCCAGCGCGGCGCCGGCCCGCTCCTCGACCTGCGCACCCTGACCTTCGCGCCGTTCGCCATCGCCCTGGCGCTGATGTGCGGGTCCTTCATGGCCCTGATGGGCGCGATGATCCTGCTGCCGCTCTACCTCCAGGAGGTCAAGGGCCTGAGCACCCTCACCACAGGGCTGCTGCTCATGCCGGGCGGGCTCGCCATGGGCGTGCTCGGCCCGTGGGTCGGCCGCGCCTACGACCGGTATGGCGCCGCCCGCCTGGTCGTCCCCGGCTCGGTCGTCATGGCGCTGACCCTGGTCGCGTTCACGCAGGTCGGTGTCGACACCCCGGCCTACCTCGTGCTCACCAACCACGTGGTGCTCAGCGCCGCGCTCGCGATGATCTTCACGCCGGTGTTCACCTCAGGCCTGTCGGTCCTGCCTCCGCACCTCTACGCGCACGGCAGCGCGGTGCTCGGTTCGCTCCAGCAGGTCGCTGCCGCCGCCGGCACCGCCGTCGTCATCAGCGTCATGGCCGGGCGCACTGCCGCTGCCGCCGCGGACGGCGCCTCGGGGACGGCCGCCCTGGCCACCGGCGCCCAGTGGGGCTTCGGCGTCGGAGCGGTGCTGGCGGTGGGGGCCGTCGTCATCTCGTTCTTCGTCCGCACGCCGAAGGTCGACCCCCACGGCGACCACCACGGCGCTTCCCACGACTCGGACGACAGCCTTGCCGCTGCCGAGCCGCAGCACGCGGAGCAGTGA
- a CDS encoding DNA alkylation repair protein: MTSAPVVEAVRSALASAGDPDRAVAQQAYMKSAMPYRGITAPELKALLRPLLADPALELPGRGAWEGAVRELWDGATHREERYAATALTGHRAYQRWQDPDTLELYRHLVVTGAWWDHVDEIASQRIGPILLSHREEVTPVILDWAQDDDPWLRRTAVISQLTFRERTDLGLLRATIEPNLDDTSFWLRKAIGWALRQYARTDPDWVRATVAEYGERLSGLSRREALKHL, from the coding sequence GTGACCTCGGCGCCGGTCGTCGAGGCGGTGCGGTCGGCCCTCGCCTCAGCCGGCGACCCCGACCGCGCCGTCGCGCAGCAGGCATACATGAAGTCGGCGATGCCCTACCGCGGCATCACCGCACCGGAGCTCAAGGCCCTGCTGCGCCCGCTGCTGGCTGACCCCGCCCTCGAGCTGCCCGGCCGCGGGGCGTGGGAGGGCGCGGTCCGCGAGCTCTGGGACGGCGCGACCCACCGCGAGGAGCGCTACGCCGCAACGGCTCTCACCGGGCACCGCGCCTACCAGCGGTGGCAGGACCCCGACACGCTCGAGCTCTACCGGCACCTGGTCGTCACCGGTGCCTGGTGGGACCACGTCGACGAGATCGCCAGCCAACGCATCGGCCCGATCCTGCTCTCCCACCGCGAGGAGGTCACGCCCGTCATCCTCGACTGGGCGCAGGACGACGACCCGTGGCTGCGACGGACGGCGGTCATCAGCCAGCTGACCTTCCGCGAGAGGACCGACCTCGGGCTGCTGCGCGCGACGATCGAGCCCAACCTCGACGACACGAGCTTCTGGCTCCGCAAGGCCATCGGCTGGGCGCTGCGCCAGTACGCCCGGACCGACCCGGACTGGGTGCGGGCGACGGTGGCGGAGTACGGCGAGCGCTTGTCCGGCCTCAGTCGTCGTGAGGCCCTGAAGCACCTCTGA
- a CDS encoding MFS transporter, with product MAEPHHPAGDGTAAPSSTAPAAAATVGPVELLRRPHVSRLLFSALLGRLPTGMVPLALVLFTRESGADFARAGLLTAAYSLGACLGGPVLSRVMDARGQRGTLVLGGIVSSVALAAVPFAPGLAGLLVALVAGLMTPPLEPALRTLWPSVLPAREVPAAFAVDAAAQELVFVLGPLVVLLAQGFGDGGGLIAAAVVGVAGTWWFTASRVSREWTPVREERHWLGPLRSARLCVLYIAVLLVGLTIGVPAVALVAYAESVSAPGWASWLVAANALGALAGGLAYSGRAPHRNPLRDLPFGLLTLVATYAALAWTPAQPPVMAVLTVLSGIGLPLTLTCVFQVVDRLAPVGTTTEAFAWLISAFLAGGSVGAFTAGALADGGSISAAFLVAAGSSLAALVVAVPVLRGVPTPTATPSDVRGASGPHDD from the coding sequence GTGGCTGAACCGCACCACCCGGCCGGAGACGGCACCGCGGCGCCGTCGTCCACGGCACCTGCCGCAGCCGCGACCGTCGGGCCGGTCGAGCTGCTGCGTCGCCCGCACGTCAGCCGTCTGCTGTTCTCGGCGCTGCTCGGCCGGTTGCCCACGGGCATGGTGCCGCTGGCGCTGGTGCTGTTCACCCGCGAGAGCGGTGCCGACTTCGCCCGCGCCGGGCTGCTCACCGCCGCGTACTCCCTCGGCGCCTGCCTCGGCGGCCCTGTCCTGTCGCGCGTCATGGACGCTCGCGGTCAACGAGGCACGCTGGTCCTCGGTGGCATCGTGTCGTCGGTGGCGCTGGCGGCGGTGCCCTTCGCCCCGGGCCTCGCCGGTCTGCTGGTCGCGCTCGTGGCCGGCCTGATGACCCCGCCGCTCGAACCCGCCCTGCGCACCCTCTGGCCCTCGGTCCTGCCCGCGCGCGAGGTGCCGGCGGCGTTCGCGGTCGACGCCGCGGCGCAGGAGCTCGTGTTCGTCCTGGGCCCGCTCGTCGTCCTGCTGGCCCAAGGGTTCGGCGACGGCGGCGGGCTGATCGCTGCAGCGGTGGTCGGCGTGGCCGGCACGTGGTGGTTCACGGCGTCGCGGGTGTCGCGCGAGTGGACGCCGGTCCGCGAGGAGCGGCACTGGCTCGGGCCGCTGCGCTCGGCCCGGCTCTGCGTGCTCTACATCGCCGTCCTCCTCGTCGGCCTCACCATCGGCGTCCCCGCGGTGGCCCTGGTCGCCTACGCCGAGTCTGTGTCCGCCCCCGGGTGGGCCTCGTGGCTGGTCGCCGCCAACGCCCTCGGTGCGCTCGCCGGCGGCCTCGCCTACAGCGGACGCGCACCCCACCGGAATCCGTTGCGCGACCTGCCGTTCGGCCTGCTCACCCTCGTCGCGACGTATGCCGCCCTGGCCTGGACCCCGGCGCAGCCACCGGTCATGGCCGTGCTCACCGTCCTGAGCGGCATCGGCCTGCCGCTGACGCTGACCTGCGTGTTCCAGGTCGTCGACCGGCTCGCTCCGGTGGGGACGACGACCGAGGCCTTCGCGTGGCTGATCAGTGCCTTCCTCGCAGGTGGTTCGGTCGGCGCCTTCACGGCCGGGGCGCTCGCGGACGGTGGCTCGATCAGCGCGGCCTTCCTCGTCGCGGCGGGCTCGTCGTTGGCGGCGCTGGTCGTCGCCGTGCCGGTGCTTCGCGGTGTGCCCACGCCGACCGCGACCCCGTCCGACGTCAGAGGTGCTTCAGGGCCTCACGACGACTGA
- a CDS encoding PIG-L family deacetylase, with protein sequence MPTIVFLHAHPDDEASQTAGAMARASAEGSRVVTVYGTGGEHGEEPRAGLPEGETLTDWRRREAEASAAVLGVQRVAWLGYRDSGMTGWEQNGHEGAFHSADLDEAAGRLAAILDEEDADVLVGYDWHGGYGHPDHVRVHAVVHRAAELATRRPRLLESTMNRDQMRTFHQAAVAAGQGDKSFDPDSDMDDGNPLGTPEAEIHWRVDVTDYLPQRRAALEAHASQATDIEGMLGMPEEYFLAFFGFEHYIEPGREPGMQPGWPFGG encoded by the coding sequence GTGCCGACGATCGTGTTCCTCCACGCCCACCCCGACGACGAGGCCTCGCAGACCGCGGGCGCGATGGCCCGTGCGAGCGCCGAGGGGAGCCGGGTCGTCACCGTCTACGGCACCGGCGGCGAGCACGGCGAGGAGCCCAGGGCTGGTCTGCCCGAGGGCGAGACCCTCACCGACTGGCGCCGGCGCGAGGCCGAGGCCTCGGCCGCCGTCCTCGGGGTGCAGCGGGTCGCCTGGCTCGGCTACCGCGACTCGGGCATGACCGGGTGGGAGCAGAACGGCCACGAGGGCGCGTTCCACTCCGCCGACCTCGACGAGGCCGCCGGGCGGCTGGCCGCCATCCTCGACGAGGAGGACGCTGATGTCCTCGTGGGCTACGACTGGCACGGCGGCTACGGCCACCCCGACCACGTCCGGGTCCACGCCGTCGTGCACCGAGCGGCCGAGCTCGCGACGCGACGGCCGCGGCTGCTCGAGTCGACGATGAACCGCGACCAGATGCGGACCTTCCACCAGGCCGCGGTGGCCGCCGGACAGGGGGACAAGAGCTTCGACCCCGACAGCGACATGGACGATGGCAACCCTCTCGGCACGCCCGAGGCAGAGATCCACTGGCGCGTCGACGTCACCGACTACCTGCCCCAGCGTCGTGCCGCCCTCGAGGCGCACGCCAGCCAGGCGACCGACATCGAGGGCATGCTCGGCATGCCCGAGGAGTACTTCCTCGCCTTCTTCGGCTTCGAGCACTACATCGAGCCCGGCCGTGAGCCCGGTATGCAGCCGGGCTGGCCCTTCGGTGGCTGA
- a CDS encoding MFS transporter gives MTIPTHTALAPEPPAPRCGERPTEPKSALFVAALGFAQFGLFVALLGPVIVSMALKVNTILATPTERTSALGVILGVGAVAAFVGNALFGRLSDRTTSRYGRRRPWMVGGVAVLTLALWFIATADSVPALAAGWFVAQLGANATLASFIATLADQLPERQYAKVSAMVGIMQNVGILGASQIAAQFTSDMLALFLVPAAVGVVGILAYAAVLKDPVLQTRPGRLDLHTLASSFWVNPFTHRDFGLAWWSRFLIILSSFLFSTFRLNFLVDRVGLTDARAAGAIATGILIYTAVLVVSGWVAGVISDRTGKRKMLVASSTALFALGVAVLAHTHTLSGFYLVEAIMGVAYGIYMSVDMALVLEVLPNPEDSGKDLGVFNMANAIPQSAAPFLGSVLLGVGAASTAGGSSSPNYTLMLWAAAIAALIGALVVLPIRKVK, from the coding sequence ATGACCATCCCCACGCACACCGCGCTCGCCCCCGAACCGCCAGCTCCCCGCTGCGGCGAACGGCCCACCGAGCCCAAGTCCGCCCTGTTCGTCGCCGCCCTCGGCTTCGCGCAGTTCGGCCTCTTCGTCGCCCTGCTCGGACCGGTCATCGTCTCGATGGCCCTCAAGGTCAACACGATCCTGGCCACGCCGACCGAGCGCACCAGCGCCCTCGGCGTCATCCTCGGCGTCGGGGCGGTGGCCGCGTTCGTCGGCAACGCCCTCTTCGGCCGCCTCTCCGACCGCACCACCTCCCGCTACGGCCGTCGCCGCCCGTGGATGGTCGGCGGCGTCGCCGTCCTCACCCTGGCGCTGTGGTTCATCGCCACCGCCGACTCGGTCCCGGCCCTGGCCGCCGGCTGGTTCGTCGCGCAGCTCGGCGCCAACGCCACGCTCGCGTCGTTCATCGCGACCCTGGCCGACCAGCTCCCCGAGCGGCAGTACGCCAAGGTCTCCGCCATGGTGGGCATCATGCAGAACGTCGGCATCCTCGGCGCCAGCCAGATCGCCGCGCAGTTCACCTCGGACATGCTGGCCCTGTTCCTCGTCCCCGCCGCCGTCGGCGTGGTCGGGATCCTCGCGTATGCAGCCGTGCTCAAGGACCCGGTGCTGCAGACCCGGCCCGGACGCCTGGACCTGCACACCCTGGCCTCGTCGTTCTGGGTCAACCCGTTCACCCACCGCGACTTCGGGCTGGCCTGGTGGAGCCGCTTCCTCATCATCCTGAGCAGCTTCCTGTTCTCGACCTTCCGCCTGAACTTCCTCGTCGACCGCGTCGGCCTCACCGACGCCAGGGCCGCCGGGGCGATCGCCACCGGCATCCTCATCTACACCGCCGTGCTCGTCGTCTCCGGCTGGGTCGCCGGCGTCATCTCCGACCGCACCGGCAAGCGCAAGATGCTCGTCGCCTCCTCCACCGCGCTGTTCGCCCTCGGGGTCGCCGTCCTCGCCCACACCCACACCCTCAGCGGCTTCTACCTCGTCGAGGCGATCATGGGCGTCGCCTACGGCATCTACATGAGCGTCGACATGGCGCTCGTCCTCGAGGTCCTGCCCAACCCGGAGGACTCCGGCAAGGACCTCGGCGTCTTCAACATGGCCAACGCCATCCCGCAGTCGGCAGCACCGTTCCTCGGCTCGGTCCTGCTCGGCGTCGGCGCAGCCTCCACCGCGGGCGGATCCTCCTCGCCCAACTACACCCTCATGCTCTGGGCGGCCGCGATCGCGGCGCTCATCGGGGCCCTCGTGGTCCTCCCGATCAGGAAAGTGAAGTGA